From Desulfuromonas soudanensis, the proteins below share one genomic window:
- a CDS encoding SGNH/GDSL hydrolase family protein produces MRQWIRNSFLAVLAAGLFIGMVSEPAWAKNPKNVIFVIGDSLSDPGNLFALTGFWPPSPPYAQRNCNGPVWTEYLSADLGIPVDSRAFGGALSGVFLQEGVPVSNFNSVQNPPAIPGLPGVSEEIDALLAEYPEGLNPSALYVIWAGPNDFFLGLVQQGMMEQILAKTAENIADSVCKLGTAGARHFAVGNMPDIGLTPFARDLGPEAQALFSQTIAQFNAGLEQTLSNLPAACAETMEILDTARILQDISGDPATFALTNVTEACLTFPVGLPPVVCANPDEYLFWDSVHPTTAVQAIFADKFRAAFCGTGDATPGLKGRPAGMPPAAWRGVCYGSR; encoded by the coding sequence ATGAGACAATGGATCAGAAATTCATTTTTGGCGGTGCTGGCAGCAGGTCTTTTCATCGGGATGGTCAGCGAACCGGCATGGGCTAAAAATCCGAAAAATGTCATTTTTGTTATCGGAGACAGCTTGTCCGACCCGGGCAATCTCTTTGCTCTCACCGGATTCTGGCCGCCGAGTCCGCCGTACGCGCAACGCAACTGCAACGGGCCGGTGTGGACGGAGTACCTGTCGGCCGACCTGGGGATTCCCGTCGACAGTCGCGCCTTTGGCGGGGCCCTGTCCGGGGTCTTTTTACAGGAGGGCGTTCCGGTTTCCAACTTCAACAGCGTCCAGAACCCGCCGGCCATTCCGGGGCTCCCAGGGGTTTCCGAAGAAATCGACGCACTCCTCGCCGAATACCCGGAAGGGTTAAATCCCTCCGCCCTCTATGTGATCTGGGCAGGCCCCAACGACTTCTTTCTGGGCCTGGTGCAGCAGGGGATGATGGAGCAGATCCTCGCGAAAACGGCAGAGAATATCGCCGATTCCGTCTGCAAGCTGGGAACAGCCGGGGCCAGACATTTTGCCGTCGGCAACATGCCCGATATCGGCCTGACACCCTTCGCACGGGACCTTGGCCCCGAGGCCCAAGCCCTTTTTTCCCAAACCATTGCGCAGTTTAATGCCGGGCTGGAACAGACCCTCTCGAACCTTCCGGCCGCCTGCGCCGAAACAATGGAAATTCTGGATACGGCTCGGATTCTTCAGGACATCAGCGGTGATCCGGCGACCTTCGCCCTGACCAATGTCACCGAAGCCTGTCTCACCTTCCCCGTCGGCCTCCCCCCCGTGGTTTGTGCCAATCCGGATGAATATCTCTTCTGGGACTCGGTCCATCCGACCACCGCCGTCCAGGCGATCTTTGCTGACAAGTTCCGGGCGGCATTTTGCGGAACCGGCGACGCCACCCCGGGCCTGAAGGGACGTCCGGCGGGGATGCCTCCTGCTGCCTGGCGAGGAGTCTGTTACGGCAGCCGCTAG
- a CDS encoding MFS transporter — protein sequence MPSGSDPLNHPESRSTGRLPPTVWALGFVSLFMDISSEIVHSLLPVYLVTVLGAGAQTVGMIEGVAEATAMMTRIFSGALSDWLGRRKILALAGYTLGALSKPLFAVAPGIGLVFTARFIDRIGKGVRGAPRDALVADVTPPAQRGAAYGLRQSLDSVGAFAGPLFAIGLMLLTGNRFRTVFWLAFIPGILAVLILLFWVREPAISSPRKFKFPFTRQNLSFLDRRYWLVVLVGAVFTLARFSEAFLLLRAEDLGLQIVLIPLVLVIMNIAYSLTAYPAGKLSDRIGRRGLMAFGLAVLITSDLLLALAGNIWWVFAGAALWGLHLGLTQGILSALIADATVPQLRGTAFGVFGLISGVSILLASLLAGWLWQQFGADATFFGGALFAAVALVGFLLVNSNLQSENKKTG from the coding sequence ATGCCATCAGGTTCCGATCCGCTGAATCATCCCGAATCCCGGAGCACCGGACGGCTCCCTCCCACCGTCTGGGCCCTTGGCTTCGTCAGCCTCTTCATGGACATCTCATCGGAGATCGTCCACAGCCTGCTGCCGGTCTATCTGGTCACCGTCCTCGGCGCCGGAGCCCAGACGGTCGGAATGATCGAAGGGGTGGCCGAGGCGACGGCGATGATGACACGGATTTTTTCCGGGGCGCTGAGCGACTGGCTCGGCAGGCGCAAGATCCTCGCCCTGGCCGGTTACACCCTGGGGGCTCTGAGCAAACCCCTCTTTGCCGTGGCCCCGGGGATCGGCCTGGTTTTTACAGCCCGCTTTATCGATCGTATCGGCAAGGGGGTGCGCGGCGCACCGCGCGATGCCCTGGTGGCCGATGTCACCCCTCCGGCACAGCGCGGAGCCGCCTATGGGTTGCGTCAATCCCTCGACAGTGTCGGAGCCTTCGCCGGCCCCCTATTCGCCATCGGCCTGATGCTGCTCACCGGCAACCGGTTCCGCACCGTCTTCTGGCTGGCCTTCATACCCGGAATCCTGGCGGTACTGATCCTGCTCTTCTGGGTCAGGGAACCCGCGATCTCCTCTCCCCGGAAGTTCAAATTTCCCTTCACCCGCCAGAATCTCTCTTTTCTCGATCGACGTTATTGGCTTGTGGTCCTGGTCGGCGCCGTCTTTACCCTGGCCCGCTTCAGTGAAGCCTTTTTGTTGTTGCGGGCCGAAGACCTGGGCCTCCAGATCGTCCTCATCCCGCTGGTGCTGGTGATCATGAACATCGCCTACAGTTTGACCGCCTACCCCGCCGGTAAACTCTCCGATCGCATCGGTCGACGGGGACTGATGGCCTTCGGCCTGGCGGTGCTCATCACTTCCGATCTGCTCCTTGCCCTTGCGGGCAATATCTGGTGGGTTTTTGCCGGCGCAGCCCTCTGGGGTCTTCACCTCGGGCTGACCCAGGGCATCCTTTCGGCGCTAATCGCCGATGCGACAGTGCCGCAATTGCGTGGTACCGCCTTTGGCGTCTTTGGCCTGATCAGCGGCGTATCCATATTGCTCGCCAGCCTTCTCGCCGGCTGGTTGTGGCAGCAGTTCGGAGCTGACGCGACCTTTTTCGGCGGGGCCCTTTTCGCCGCCGTTGCCCTCGTCGGTTTTCTGCTGGTGAATTCGAACCTGCAATCTGAAAACAAAAAGACCGGATAG
- a CDS encoding spermidine synthase, with product MIDWKLIDTAQIPGIAGELQLHRRDDEFSISIVGGGVLMNTQAHGSEDALAELACGKIARRPQPRVLIGGLGMGFTLAAALRHLGPDAEVVVAELVPAVVEWNRGPLGQHAGNPLQDERARVRVGDVAKILKSERQAYDAIMLDVDNGPEGLTRKKNDWLYSVDGLTASYSALRPRGILAVWSAGPDRNFTERMRKVGFKVQQSRVYEHENTGDLHTIWLGERGA from the coding sequence ATGATTGACTGGAAACTCATCGATACGGCACAGATCCCGGGAATCGCCGGCGAACTTCAACTCCACCGGCGCGATGATGAATTCTCCATCAGCATCGTCGGCGGCGGGGTTTTGATGAACACCCAGGCGCACGGGTCCGAGGATGCGCTGGCGGAACTGGCATGCGGCAAAATCGCCCGTCGTCCCCAACCCCGCGTGTTGATTGGCGGCCTGGGCATGGGCTTTACCCTGGCGGCGGCGCTGCGCCACCTCGGCCCCGATGCGGAAGTGGTGGTGGCCGAGCTGGTGCCGGCGGTGGTGGAATGGAACCGCGGCCCTCTCGGACAGCATGCCGGGAATCCGCTGCAGGATGAACGGGCCAGGGTTCGCGTCGGCGATGTCGCCAAGATTCTCAAATCCGAACGGCAGGCCTATGATGCGATCATGCTCGACGTCGACAACGGACCCGAAGGACTCACCCGCAAGAAAAACGACTGGCTCTACTCGGTCGACGGGTTAACGGCCTCCTACTCGGCGCTGCGGCCAAGGGGGATACTGGCCGTCTGGTCGGCAGGCCCCGACCGCAACTTCACCGAACGGATGCGCAAGGTCGGCTTCAAAGTCCAGCAGAGCCGGGTGTACGAACACGAAAACACAGGGGATCTCCATACCATCTGGCTCGGCGAACGGGGCGCCTGA
- a CDS encoding DMT family transporter, with translation MKSSTNKISRLTIASSAAFALAAFAANSILCRLALTDGSIDAASFTAIRLVSGALVLTLLLKSPPFNKPAKSRGSWFSAAVLFIYAAAFSFAYNTLGTGTGALILFGAVQLTMLIAALLCGERFRGGESLGFLAALAGLVYLVFPGITAPSLTGSLLMTGAGIAWGIYSLQGRGSAAPLADTAGNFTRSLPFVAALSFFFLREIHVTFTGALLAVLSGGLASGMGYALWYAALQGMTSIRASIVQLSVPVLAALGGVLFLSEVITLRLIVATVAILGGVGLALAGRGSDPRYQRGIDHES, from the coding sequence ATGAAAAGTTCAACAAATAAAATCAGTCGATTGACAATCGCATCCTCTGCCGCCTTCGCACTGGCTGCCTTCGCCGCCAATTCGATACTCTGCCGACTGGCACTTACGGACGGGTCCATCGATGCGGCCAGTTTCACGGCCATCCGCCTCGTCTCCGGCGCCCTCGTCCTTACCCTCCTCCTGAAATCCCCCCCCTTCAATAAACCGGCAAAGTCCAGGGGGAGCTGGTTTTCGGCAGCCGTCCTCTTTATCTATGCGGCCGCCTTTTCCTTCGCCTACAACACCCTGGGCACCGGAACCGGCGCCCTCATCCTTTTCGGAGCGGTGCAACTGACCATGCTTATCGCCGCCCTTCTCTGCGGCGAACGCTTTCGCGGCGGCGAATCCCTCGGGTTCCTTGCCGCCTTGGCCGGTCTGGTTTACCTGGTTTTCCCGGGAATCACGGCCCCCTCCCTGACCGGGTCCCTGCTCATGACCGGCGCCGGAATCGCCTGGGGGATTTATTCCCTTCAGGGGCGCGGCTCAGCAGCCCCCCTGGCCGATACGGCAGGGAACTTCACCCGCTCCCTCCCCTTTGTTGCCGCGCTAAGTTTCTTCTTCCTTCGGGAGATTCATGTTACATTCACCGGCGCTCTCCTGGCGGTTCTCTCCGGCGGGCTCGCCTCCGGGATGGGCTACGCCCTCTGGTATGCGGCCCTGCAGGGGATGACATCGATCAGGGCCTCCATCGTCCAGCTCTCCGTTCCGGTGCTCGCCGCCCTCGGCGGCGTCCTCTTTCTCTCGGAGGTCATCACCTTACGCCTGATCGTCGCGACGGTCGCCATTCTCGGCGGTGTCGGCCTGGCATTGGCCGGGCGTGGAAGCGACCCGAGGTATCAACGAGGTATCGATCATGAGTCGTGA
- a CDS encoding tautomerase family protein, whose protein sequence is MPYVNIKITREGATAEQKAQLIKGVTDLLRDILGKNPATTVVVIDEVDTDNWGIGGETVSVLRAR, encoded by the coding sequence ATGCCCTACGTCAACATCAAGATCACCCGCGAAGGCGCCACCGCCGAGCAGAAGGCACAACTCATCAAGGGGGTAACCGACCTGCTGCGGGATATCCTAGGCAAAAACCCCGCCACCACCGTGGTCGTCATCGACGAGGTCGATACGGACAACTGGGGGATCGGCGGGGAAACGGTGAGCGTATTGCGAGCCCGGTAA
- a CDS encoding PEP-CTERM sorting domain-containing protein, translated as MEKTLSSALTALVFGILLLGLSGTAKATILNFDDTSYQGAYYTELEDDYGGFTWSSNVGVYFGPGCGFGYNAGTVSGDYALVNLFASDVSLGNGLFDWVGAWFTEPHGESEPTLKIFGWENNILKYASEIDLVYASPVWFEANWFGIDAVTFDADETEWFVMDDFTFTESAPVPEPGTLLLLGGGLVGLAWYRRTRKEA; from the coding sequence ATGGAAAAGACTCTTTCAAGTGCGTTGACTGCATTGGTTTTCGGAATACTCCTTCTCGGCCTCAGCGGGACGGCGAAGGCGACAATTTTGAATTTTGACGACACCTCCTATCAAGGAGCTTACTATACGGAACTCGAGGACGATTATGGCGGCTTCACCTGGTCTTCGAATGTGGGGGTCTATTTTGGTCCAGGCTGCGGTTTCGGCTACAACGCGGGGACAGTTTCGGGTGATTATGCTTTGGTCAACCTGTTCGCTTCCGACGTCAGTCTTGGCAACGGCCTTTTCGACTGGGTCGGCGCCTGGTTTACGGAACCCCACGGGGAATCCGAGCCGACGTTGAAAATTTTCGGGTGGGAAAATAATATTCTCAAATACGCCTCCGAAATCGACCTCGTTTATGCCTCGCCCGTCTGGTTCGAGGCGAACTGGTTTGGCATCGATGCGGTTACTTTCGACGCCGACGAAACGGAGTGGTTTGTCATGGATGATTTCACCTTTACCGAAAGCGCTCCCGTTCCGGAACCGGGCACGCTCCTCCTCCTCGGCGGTGGCCTTGTCGGGCTTGCCTGGTACCGGCGCACAAGGAAAGAGGCCTGA
- a CDS encoding class I SAM-dependent methyltransferase: MTSSTPDWNARWRERADQPFTVDPWLLSIAPLLPSTGLALDLACGRGRHALFLAERGLSVTALDSSAEALAQLGTEATRRNLKIETRQVDLEAAPHLPPAAFNLILLLFYLQRSLMPHLRAAVRPGGLAVVRTFSSAGPFPGGPDNPDFVLRPGELLDIFAGWDILRHEEGLEPSSKGGSVAGIVARRRLD, encoded by the coding sequence ATGACTTCCTCGACTCCGGACTGGAACGCCCGCTGGCGGGAAAGAGCCGACCAGCCTTTCACCGTCGACCCCTGGCTCCTTTCGATCGCGCCGCTCCTGCCGAGCACCGGCCTGGCTCTCGATCTGGCCTGCGGTCGAGGTCGCCACGCCTTGTTTCTGGCCGAGCGGGGACTCTCCGTTACGGCCCTCGACAGCTCCGCAGAGGCCCTGGCCCAACTCGGCACGGAAGCGACCCGCCGCAACCTCAAGATCGAAACCCGCCAGGTCGATCTCGAAGCCGCGCCGCATCTGCCACCGGCCGCCTTCAACCTGATCCTCCTCCTCTTCTACCTGCAGCGCTCACTCATGCCGCACCTGCGAGCCGCGGTGCGCCCCGGCGGATTGGCCGTGGTGCGAACCTTCAGCAGCGCCGGACCCTTTCCCGGCGGGCCGGACAATCCCGATTTCGTCCTGCGCCCCGGTGAACTTCTGGACATCTTTGCCGGCTGGGATATCCTGCGGCATGAAGAAGGACTGGAACCTTCCAGCAAAGGCGGCTCTGTGGCGGGAATCGTCGCTCGCCGACGCCTCGATTGA
- a CDS encoding methyltransferase family protein, with amino-acid sequence MKRDGREKIIFFSTTLAYFLVALEVLFMITPFALYFYGVYGPILEFLSSYRLTAWTAEFFLPHMVFVADPLLIGISYLQALFVIGMALFFVAAIPLYIGRLTGRGVVAFGPYARIRHPQYLSLALSGLGLLIYWPRFIVLLFYLFMLFAYFFLARNEESRMKREQPGEYQQYMARTWMFLPGEPGGRIFRAVFGRLPSRGLGLFLLVVLVFVSAVGGAFLLRGYTLDRLPQVQVGDLELVSVYPRPMEEVSALFALADGEEAVRAAVSEKQMHLAYSMPGDFFLTGLILREGPRYSEAKLKRYPYLRDPESQRHSGGVVKFFRLGYKYFQTIGSTRRVYDYERLVFVETLGLDGQPVAPDQVLAPGVRRYPALVVDIDAETHEVLAVTAVSGSNAWGRLPMPNF; translated from the coding sequence ATGAAGCGGGACGGACGCGAGAAGATCATATTTTTCAGCACGACGCTGGCCTATTTCCTCGTCGCCCTCGAGGTTCTGTTCATGATCACCCCCTTCGCCCTCTATTTTTACGGGGTCTACGGGCCGATCCTCGAATTCCTCTCCTCCTACCGCCTGACGGCCTGGACGGCGGAGTTCTTTTTGCCTCACATGGTCTTCGTCGCCGATCCGCTGCTGATCGGCATCTCTTATCTCCAGGCCCTCTTCGTCATCGGCATGGCGCTCTTTTTCGTCGCCGCCATCCCCCTCTATATCGGACGCCTCACCGGCCGTGGGGTCGTCGCTTTCGGTCCCTACGCCCGCATCCGTCATCCCCAGTACCTGTCCCTGGCCCTCTCCGGGCTCGGACTCCTCATCTACTGGCCCCGGTTTATCGTCCTCCTCTTCTACCTGTTCATGCTCTTTGCCTATTTCTTCCTGGCCCGCAACGAGGAGTCCCGGATGAAGCGGGAGCAGCCGGGCGAATACCAGCAGTACATGGCCCGCACCTGGATGTTTCTCCCCGGCGAACCGGGAGGCAGAATCTTTCGCGCGGTCTTCGGCCGCCTCCCTTCCCGCGGACTCGGACTCTTCCTGCTGGTCGTACTCGTCTTCGTATCGGCCGTAGGCGGGGCTTTTCTCCTGCGAGGCTACACCCTGGACCGGCTCCCGCAGGTTCAGGTTGGCGACTTGGAACTCGTCTCCGTCTATCCACGGCCGATGGAGGAAGTTTCAGCGCTCTTTGCTCTGGCCGACGGGGAGGAAGCGGTCAGGGCGGCCGTCTCCGAAAAACAAATGCACCTGGCCTATTCCATGCCCGGCGATTTTTTCCTCACCGGCCTCATCCTCAGGGAGGGGCCGCGCTATTCGGAGGCCAAGCTCAAGCGTTATCCCTACCTGCGCGATCCCGAGTCCCAGCGCCACAGCGGCGGCGTGGTGAAATTCTTTCGCCTCGGTTACAAGTATTTCCAGACTATCGGCTCCACCCGCCGGGTCTACGATTACGAACGGCTGGTCTTCGTCGAAACCCTCGGGCTCGACGGTCAGCCGGTGGCGCCCGACCAGGTCCTGGCGCCCGGCGTCCGGCGCTACCCCGCCCTGGTCGTCGACATCGACGCCGAAACGCACGAAGTCCTCGCCGTCACTGCCGTCTCCGGGAGCAACGCCTGGGGGCGGCTGCCGATGCCCAATTTCTGA
- a CDS encoding RluA family pseudouridine synthase, translating into MNVSSKVPVPFNGLSVLEYLSTRFAYLSEATWSQYLRDGRISCQGVLLDVTCPVARGDTIRCELPDFEAPIVNFDYTIVYEDEWLLGINKPAGLRVHSGGKFVHANLIYHLRHVHEPPYPEANLVNRLDADTSGLVLLARDKSVLSQLMRQFAEGLVGKRYLAVVAGRPTPGHGTIDLPLGPVQDSRVPRFGVDRAEGKTALTHYKTVRELSRDFTLLELHPETGRTHQLRVHLAAMGHPIAGDALYTMNDDDYLRFRRTPQPQSILQRQALHSHQLEFFHPRLQTTCTLTAPLAPDLAEFIGSTEAIDR; encoded by the coding sequence ATGAATGTTTCATCGAAAGTACCGGTCCCGTTCAACGGATTGAGCGTACTGGAGTATCTGTCGACCCGCTTTGCCTATCTGTCGGAAGCTACCTGGAGCCAGTATCTCCGCGACGGGCGAATTTCCTGCCAGGGAGTCCTCCTGGACGTAACCTGTCCCGTTGCCCGGGGCGACACCATCCGCTGTGAATTGCCCGATTTCGAGGCTCCGATCGTCAATTTCGACTATACAATCGTCTACGAAGACGAATGGCTCCTCGGCATCAACAAGCCCGCGGGATTGCGCGTTCACAGCGGCGGCAAATTCGTCCATGCCAACCTGATCTACCATCTGCGCCACGTCCATGAGCCCCCTTACCCGGAGGCCAACCTGGTCAACCGGCTGGATGCGGACACCTCGGGGCTGGTGTTGCTGGCACGGGACAAGTCGGTCCTTTCGCAGCTGATGCGGCAGTTCGCCGAGGGTTTGGTGGGCAAGCGCTACCTCGCCGTGGTCGCCGGGCGTCCCACCCCCGGGCACGGCACCATCGACCTCCCCCTTGGCCCGGTCCAGGATTCCCGCGTCCCCCGTTTCGGCGTCGACCGGGCCGAAGGGAAAACGGCCCTGACCCACTACAAGACGGTGCGCGAACTCTCCAGGGATTTCACACTCCTCGAGCTGCACCCTGAGACCGGCCGGACCCACCAGTTGCGCGTCCATCTGGCGGCCATGGGTCATCCCATTGCCGGCGATGCCCTCTACACCATGAACGACGACGACTACCTCCGGTTTCGCCGCACCCCCCAACCGCAGAGCATCCTGCAGCGGCAGGCGCTGCACAGCCACCAACTGGAGTTTTTCCATCCCCGCCTTCAAACCACCTGCACCCTGACCGCGCCCCTGGCTCCAGACTTGGCGGAGTTTATCGGGAGTACCGAGGCAATCGATCGCTGA
- a CDS encoding DUF2164 domain-containing protein, with protein sequence MQIELNKDNLKMLKRKIQTYFLKEHEDSIGDLKAEMIMEFFIRELGPQIYNQALKDAQAFMQDKLIDLDVTLSVPEYYDKPSRT encoded by the coding sequence ATGCAGATCGAACTGAATAAAGACAATCTCAAGATGCTGAAAAGGAAAATCCAGACGTACTTCCTGAAGGAGCATGAGGACTCCATCGGCGACCTGAAAGCCGAAATGATCATGGAATTTTTCATCCGCGAACTCGGCCCGCAAATCTACAACCAGGCCCTCAAAGATGCCCAAGCCTTTATGCAGGACAAACTTATCGACCTGGATGTGACCCTCTCAGTCCCGGAATATTATGACAAACCGAGCCGCACCTGA
- a CDS encoding GFA family protein: MTKTYTGSCHCGAVRFEADIDLSKGTFKCNCSICTKSRNWLAMVKPEAFRLLKGEADLADYQFGRKVIHHLFCRHCGIHPFGWADSPDFGGKGYAVNILSLDDVPEKELVDAPVTYTDGRNDNWKEPPTETRYL, encoded by the coding sequence ATGACCAAAACATACACAGGGAGCTGCCACTGCGGAGCGGTCCGTTTTGAGGCGGACATCGACCTGAGCAAGGGAACGTTCAAGTGCAACTGCTCGATCTGCACCAAGTCGCGCAACTGGCTCGCCATGGTCAAGCCGGAGGCCTTCCGGCTGTTGAAAGGTGAAGCCGACCTGGCCGACTATCAATTCGGCCGCAAGGTCATCCATCACCTCTTCTGCCGCCACTGCGGCATTCACCCCTTCGGCTGGGCGGATTCGCCGGATTTCGGCGGCAAGGGCTACGCCGTCAATATCCTCTCCCTCGACGACGTGCCGGAGAAGGAGCTGGTCGACGCCCCCGTCACCTACACGGACGGCCGCAACGACAACTGGAAGGAGCCACCGACCGAGACGCGGTATCTTTAA
- a CDS encoding YgaP family membrane protein, whose translation MTLNVCSKTERVIRAIIGVAILSLLFLLETPLNYFGLIGLVPLATAVFRYCPISHLLGVNTCQRKEIHA comes from the coding sequence ATGACACTCAATGTCTGTTCAAAAACCGAACGCGTCATCCGGGCAATCATCGGAGTGGCAATACTGTCCCTCCTCTTTCTCCTCGAGACTCCGCTCAACTATTTCGGCCTGATAGGGCTCGTTCCCCTGGCAACGGCTGTCTTCAGATACTGTCCGATCAGCCACCTCCTCGGGGTCAACACCTGTCAGAGGAAAGAAATTCACGCCTGA
- a CDS encoding zinc ribbon domain-containing protein YjdM, translated as MSDLPKCPQCGSEYTYEDRNLFICPECSHEWSGSAPAAEADDALLVRDAHGNQLSDGDLVTMIKDLKVKGSSSVIKVGTKVRIIRLVDGDHNIDCKIDGIGAMMLKSEFVKKA; from the coding sequence ATGAGCGATCTACCGAAATGCCCGCAGTGCGGCTCTGAATACACCTACGAAGACCGCAACCTCTTCATCTGCCCCGAATGCTCCCATGAATGGTCAGGTAGCGCTCCTGCTGCCGAGGCTGACGACGCCCTGTTGGTGCGCGACGCCCACGGCAATCAGCTTTCCGACGGCGACCTGGTCACGATGATCAAGGATCTCAAGGTCAAGGGATCGTCATCGGTGATCAAGGTCGGCACCAAGGTCCGCATCATCCGCCTGGTCGATGGGGACCACAACATCGACTGCAAGATCGACGGCATCGGCGCGATGATGCTGAAATCGGAGTTTGTCAAAAAGGCCTGA
- a CDS encoding heme-binding domain-containing protein: MPLNRKKILVLLVVLVAAMQLVPIDRRNPPVTAEVAGAREFLAILKRSCFDCHSNETTWPWYSRIAPVSWMLAYDVYEGREHLNFSHWGDYPGEKQVKLRKEIREEVDEGEMPPFQYYLVHREARLGNQDKEIIRRWATDGETPSR, from the coding sequence ATGCCCCTGAACCGAAAAAAAATTCTCGTCCTCCTGGTCGTTCTCGTCGCCGCCATGCAGCTGGTCCCCATCGATCGCCGCAACCCGCCGGTCACCGCTGAAGTTGCAGGGGCCCGGGAGTTCCTTGCGATCCTGAAGCGCTCCTGCTTCGACTGCCACTCCAATGAGACCACCTGGCCCTGGTACAGTCGGATCGCGCCCGTCTCCTGGATGCTGGCCTACGATGTGTATGAGGGGCGGGAACATCTGAATTTCTCGCACTGGGGCGATTACCCCGGGGAGAAACAGGTTAAGCTGCGCAAGGAAATCAGGGAGGAAGTCGACGAGGGGGAGATGCCGCCATTTCAGTATTATCTGGTGCATCGGGAGGCGCGACTGGGCAATCAGGACAAGGAAATCATCAGGCGCTGGGCGACGGACGGAGAGACCCCGAGTCGATGA
- a CDS encoding DUF6868 family protein: protein MDIRTLTSFFLWCSIINGSILILWIGFCVFAPDLVYRTQRIWFPIPRETFDVLMYGFLGLFKIFFLTFNLVPYLALLIIA, encoded by the coding sequence ATGGATATCCGGACGCTCACCTCGTTCTTCCTGTGGTGCTCAATCATCAACGGCAGCATCCTGATTCTGTGGATCGGCTTTTGCGTGTTCGCCCCCGATCTCGTCTATCGCACGCAGAGGATCTGGTTTCCGATCCCCCGTGAGACCTTTGACGTGCTTATGTACGGGTTCCTCGGCCTGTTCAAGATTTTCTTCCTGACGTTCAATCTCGTTCCCTATCTGGCCCTGCTGATAATCGCTTGA
- a CDS encoding ParM/StbA family protein — MDIIGIDIGFGFTKAVKDRETIIFKSILGEAAEIQYTETLLAEAQDDEFLHVEIDGVAHFVGELAERQSNVRFFTLDQGQFVSRFARVLALTALSRLATSHIPVNLVTGLPIGHYRQHKEAFTRLLTGQHKVTLVGRDGSREEKSININKVMVVPQPFGSLFDTMVTEEGKLKDRSFLQKKIGVIDVGFRTCDYTVSDKMRYSERGSRTTESGIARGFNIIATKLREKSGVNIELYRLYEAVERGSIKIRGQEFELKSLTDQVFKQLATAVANEVDRLWADDWDMDAMIITGGGGSVLEPFLKPQLTGELIPAELSTKDPRFRNVRGYWKYGRYKWGSSAT, encoded by the coding sequence GTGGATATCATCGGCATCGACATCGGGTTCGGCTTCACCAAGGCGGTGAAGGACCGGGAGACGATCATCTTCAAATCGATTCTCGGCGAGGCGGCCGAGATTCAGTACACCGAGACGCTCCTCGCCGAGGCGCAGGACGACGAGTTCCTTCACGTGGAGATCGACGGGGTCGCCCACTTCGTCGGCGAACTGGCCGAGCGCCAGAGCAACGTCCGTTTCTTCACCCTCGACCAGGGGCAGTTCGTCAGCCGCTTCGCCCGGGTCCTGGCCCTCACCGCCCTGAGCCGCCTGGCGACTTCCCACATCCCGGTGAACCTGGTGACCGGCCTGCCGATCGGCCATTACCGCCAGCACAAGGAGGCCTTCACCCGCCTGTTGACCGGGCAGCACAAGGTGACGCTGGTCGGCCGCGACGGCTCCCGCGAGGAGAAGTCGATCAACATCAACAAGGTGATGGTGGTCCCCCAGCCCTTCGGCTCCCTCTTCGACACCATGGTGACCGAGGAGGGCAAACTCAAGGACAGGAGTTTTTTGCAGAAGAAGATCGGCGTTATCGACGTCGGTTTCCGTACCTGCGACTATACCGTCTCGGACAAGATGCGCTACAGCGAGCGCGGCAGCCGCACCACCGAGTCCGGGATCGCCCGCGGCTTCAACATCATCGCCACCAAGCTCCGCGAGAAGAGCGGCGTCAACATCGAGCTCTACCGTCTGTACGAGGCGGTGGAGAGGGGCTCGATCAAGATCCGCGGCCAGGAGTTCGAGCTCAAGTCTCTCACCGACCAGGTCTTCAAGCAGCTGGCCACGGCCGTGGCCAACGAGGTCGACCGCCTCTGGGCCGACGACTGGGACATGGATGCGATGATCATCACCGGCGGCGGGGGGAGCGTACTCGAGCCCTTTCTCAAGCCGCAGTTGACCGGCGAACTGATTCCCGCCGAGTTGTCGACCAAAGACCCGCGCTTTCGCAACGTGCGCGGCTACTGGAAATACGGCCGCTACAAGTGGGGGAGCAGCGCGACCTGA